The following DNA comes from Kitasatospora sp. NBC_01287.
AAGATCCCCAGCCGCTCCGGGTCCGCGTCGCGGTAGGCCGGGACGTGCCGGGCCACCTCGTGAGCCTGCTCCGGCGGGTGCCCCGCTGCGATCAGCCGGGGCACCCACAAGGCCGCGTCCGTCCACTCCGGCCCCGGGCAGGACAGGGCCCAGTCGATCAGCCGGACACCGGAGCCGGTCACCAGGAGATTGAACTCCCCCGCATCGGTGTGAGCGAGCGTGCGCCCGTCCAGGGCCCCCTCACCGCCAGGGGGCACGAACCGGGCCAGGCGGTCACTCAGCGGCTTCTTACTGACCTCGACGGGCCAGGGGTGCCCCGACACGATCGAGAGCGCGTAGGCAAGCGGGCGCAGGTCCGGCGAGTCGGGGGCGAAGCTGGGGTGCCTTCCCGCGAGCGCGCCGTACCCGTAGAGCAGCCAGCCCCCGCCCTCGGCCTGCCAGAGCAACGGCGGGGCCAGCGGAGCTGCGGCGGTCACCCGCGCCTCGTGCCGGTAGACCCACGCCGTAGGACTGTCCGCCGGGGTGGCCTTCACGAAGACGGGACCGGTTCGGGTGTCCAACATGCTGGCGAAAGCGGACATGACCCCCATCTCCGCGCTCCGCGCGCCGAGTACCTGACCCGTGTGGTTCTGCACCGCCTCCCGCGCTTCTTCGGGGAGTCCGGCCCAGTCGGTTCGTTGCGACGACACTGATGATCCTTTGCCTGAACAGGGAAGGCCGGTGCCCCGCTACGGGGCACCGGCCGGGCTTGCTAGGTCAGCCCCTCTTGCCCGTGAACGGGCTGTCGGAGCAGTTGGCGTGGCACTGCGAGCAGTCCGCCAACTCGATCTCCGGCCAGAAGTCCGGTTCGAGCAGGAACCCCAACTCCGCGATGGCGTCGATGGCGCGGGCCCGCAGCACCTTGCCTCCGCCGTGCTCCTCCGGGTCCAGGTAGCCCGGCTTGTGGTGCACCATCTTGCCGAACGAGGACGTACACCACGTCATGTAAGCCTCGGTGTTGAGCACGAACGCGTGCCAGTAGTCATCCACCTCCGGCGACGGGCTCAGCGGCCGGTCGCTGGTGGCACAGGCGGTCAGGAACGCCGCCATCTGACCAACTCCCAGTTCCGCACGCTCCTCGGTCACCGCCGGGTGCTGCGCCCGCATCGTGGTGATGATCAGGGCGCGGACCTCCGGGCGGATGAGGGTGCGCGGGTCCGTGCCCGCCGACACAGGCTTGATGGTTTCGCTCATGGTGCGTACCTCCGTGCGTCGAAGTGATTGGCGCTTGCAACCCGCCTGTCACATCCCCAGAGATGACAGGGCGGGGGCTTGGAACCCGTGACAGGCCGGACGACCCTTTCCACGGCCCGGCACGGGAGTCTCAGATGCGGTGGCGGTGCCGGGCCATGCCCTCACGCAGCCGCCGCATGGTGTCCGACTCGGCGGCAGGCTCCAACGCTCCGGGGCCGGAGGGGAACTCCGGGTCGCTGGACTGCTCGTCGGCCTCGGGCTCGCAGTAGGGCGAGTCGGCCGGCAGCTGAGGCTGACCGCCCATCACGCCGCCCCCTTTGCCACTCGGTGCCTGGGGCACTCACAGTGCTTCACGTAGGCGTGCCCCGGGCCCAGGTTCGCGGTCAGGCGTTCCACAGCCGTCGGGTCGTAGTCGTCCAGGGGGTTGCCGGAGCTCGGCTTGGTGCGCTGCTCCGCGCGGTACTGGGCCATCGTCCTCGGGCTGCTCATGCTCACTACCTCCGGTGCAATCCCGTCTGCAATCCCGTTAGCAGGAAGGTAGGGACTGGGCAGACCGACCCGCGAGCAAGTTGCACGACCTTGCACGGATTCACCCGAGGGCGGCTATCGCCGACGTGATGAGCGCACGCGCCTGGGCACCGTAGACAGCCATCCGAGACAGCTCTTGGAACGCCCGTGCATAGGTGGCAACCTCGCCGGGCGTCGTGATGACCACGCGCGCGGATAGCAGCTCCACCTGTACCCGGGCGTCATCAAAAATGGAGAACGTCTCCATGGGCCACAGCTCCCGGCGGCCAGCGTGCGGCACCACTCCGAGCGACACGTTCGGCAGAGCGATCACGGCCAGCAGGTGACCGAGCTGCCCGGCCATGCCGTCCGAGTCGGCCATCTGGTGATGCAACACGCCCTGCTCGACCAGCAGGGCGAACCGGTGATTGCCCTCGCGGAGGACGTGAGATCGCGCCACACGAGCCGCTACGGCTTCTGGCACGTCGTTTGGGATGCCCCGGAACTCAGTGATCGCCTCCAGCAATCCCGTTGCGTAGGCAGGGGTTTGAAGCAGTCCAGGCACCACCGTGGAGCAGTAGACCCGCATGAGGCGCGTCCGCTCGTAGAGCGGCACCACCTCTTCCTGCGCACGGCGCATGCCGCTGCTGTGGAGCCGCTTCCACTCGGTATACATCGAGTCGGCCGACCGGGACGCGGCGATAAGGTCAGGCGCTCGCTCCGGCACGCCGCACACCTCGCACCACACCCGGATATCGGCGTCGGAGGGCGTGGTGCGTGCGTTCTCGATCCGAGAGGACTTGGACGGGTGCCACCCACAGCGCTGGGCCAGCTCAAGGCCGGACAGTTCAGCGTCCCTGCGGATGGCTCCCAAGGCATCGGCGATGGCTTTCCGGGCCTCTTGAGCACTGGAGAGCGGAGAGGCGGGCATGGTCAGGCTTGTCCTGGCCCCTCAGACCTTGTAGTCGGCGTGAGGCGTCGCCAGGTCCCAGACAGCTGCGAACGCCGACGCGCACAGCGCCGCAACGGCAGGGGCCTCGGTGTACTCCGGGTCAGCGCTGGCCCCGTCGCCCGTGAAGTGGTTGAACCGCACGATCCGGCTGTCGAACAGCCAGAAGTCATTGCCGGGCAGTGTGAGCGGCGACGCCAATCGGCGCGGCAGCCAGCGAACCTCCTCTCCCGCGCCGACCACCACCGACGTTCCAGCGTGCTCGTATCGGATGTACTCGGAGACGGGCTCCGAGACGATCCGCGCGCGGCGGACGACCACCCCTCGGCCGGTCGTCTCGCGGATCAACTCCACCCACGTCCGCCAGTGGTCCGACGTGGGGTCAACGTTGCGCGTGCCCGTCTCCCTCCACGTCCGCAGAGCCTCCGTCTCCCGCGCGATCCCGTAGCTGTCGTGCAGCTCAAGATGAACTGCGGACGTCTTCGCCACCCTCATCAAGTCGGCGACGGTGGGCACGCTCTGCGACATCACAAGCCTTTCGGATCATCGGCACCATGCGGAACGGAACACGGAAGATGCCCTCACCCTCGGGGCACCCGGACGAGTGGCCGGGGATCTGGGTCTCAGAGCATGTGGCGACGGTCTCGGCGTCGGCCACGTACGACTGAAACACCAGGTCTTCGGCTTCCTCGTCCACCCACACGGTAGGGCTCTGGTCCGTGTCCGTGTTGGGATCAATGCCGATGAACGTTAGCTTCATGGTCCCCACCCCTGTCGAGTCAGTTGCACTGGCATGCACGACACTCACCCTTCGGAGCGATGTGCGTCAAGGGTGCCGATGGATACTCAGCCTCTGGCGTAGCCCTCGCAGCCTGACGCCCCGCCAGAGTCACGCAGCGTCCGCCGCCGGCCGAGCAGAGGGTAACCAACCCAGAACGCACGAAAAGCCCCGGCTGCCCAGTTCGTCGGGCGGCCGGGGCCGGTGTGCTCGGGCGGTCAGATGCGGTTGCCCCAGCGGTGGGCAGCGAGGCTGCGGGCGGCGTTGGAGCTGCCTGCGGGGGGCTCGTCGCCGGGGAGGCGGACGCGGGCGATCAGGCGGCCCGCTTCGGCGCGGAGCTGTCGGGCCTCGGCGATCAGGGGGTGGGCGACCATGACGCCGTGGCGGGTGCCTCCGGCGATCAGGCGGCCGTCCGCGCGGACCTGTTCGTCGCAGTGGGCGGCGTCGCGTAGGTGGTGCTCGGCGAGGCGGAGCGCGGCGTCCTCCTGGGGGTCCAACTCGATCTCCAGGGCGGCGAGTCCGGCCCGCAGGTCGGTGATGATCTCGTGCAGGGGAACCCCTTTCACTACTATCAGCGGCTGACTGTAACGCTGTGCGCATGAGGGTTGGTCTGTGCCTGTGCGCATCGGTGCTGGGCTGCTATGACGCCCCGGAGGGGAGAGAGGCGAAGAGGGGAGTCACCCCCCGGGGTGCCGCGACCGACGTCATGCACCGACGAGCGCCGAAACCTCGCGTTCGATCACGTCTCGCGCGCTTCGATTCGGCGAACGCCGACGCCAACTCGACCTTTCACAAGGCTCGTTCGGCTTCGCGATGCACTTGGTGCTGCGATCGGCCGTACGACTTTGAGCGTCGGTCGCGCATCGGCACGCGCGGCCTCATCAGCGGAAGCGAATTGATGGACAGCATGTCCACCAACCGCCTGTCCCGTCGTGGCCACCCCATAAAGGCCCCCGTGCGCCCGCCTCGTGGCCTAGCGGGGCAGCTCGAAGGGGGCACTCCGGCGGGCCCCTGAGCGGCTGCCACGCGGGGGTCACAGCCTCCAGCCTTTGACCCTGACGGGGAGGGACAGCCTGTCCCTTTCGAAGCCCCTCGCACACGCGCCCCAGCAGGATTTCGAACCACAGCCTGTGCCTCTAATTGCGGGTACTGCCTGTACCCGCTATTCCTCTGGCAGGGTCACTGCGGAATTTTCCGCAGTTGGCAGGCTCACCATGCCTGGCGGAGCAGCCGTTCGGCGATGGCTTGGTGGTCGGGCTTGGCGGGGGCTGTGGGGTCGAGTCCGCCCCGGCCGAACAGCGGACGCGGGGTGGCGGCCTCGGCCAGGTTGCGGCACAGCGCGTCCAGGTCCACGAAGGGGGCTGCGGCGCGGGCCGCGTCGGCGGCGAACGGCGGCAGCGAGTACCCGGCGATGACCTGTTCCGCTTCGGCTCGGCGGGCGTCCTCGGCGGCCTGGCCGCGCAGCTCGTCGGCTTCGATGGCCGCACCGTTGTGTTCCTCGCGGATGTGGGTCAACTCGGCTTCCAGGTCGGCGATTCGGGCGTCTCGTGGGTCGGGCTCGGGCTCCGGCCGGCCGGAGGGCTCAGCGTCGGGTGCGGGTGGCGGCGCGGCGTCAGCGGGCGTGGGGGTGTCGGGGTGGGCGACGCCCCCAGGGATGGCCTCGGCGGGGGTGGGGTGGTCAGTGGGCACGGGCCTCTCCGGTCTTCGAGCAGGGGCAATCGGCTGTCAGAAATGACACCCGGTCGCCCCTGGATCTGTGGTGCGGGGGGCCTCGTCCATTTCTGGACAAGGTCCGGGCGCTGGGACCTTGGGCGGTTCTGGACAAGGTCCCAGCCCGGTGGGGTCACGCCTTGGGCGGGGTGACCGTGAAGGCGATGGCGCGGGCCGGGTCGATGGT
Coding sequences within:
- a CDS encoding aminoglycoside phosphotransferase, coding for MSAFASMLDTRTGPVFVKATPADSPTAWVYRHEARVTAAAPLAPPLLWQAEGGGWLLYGYGALAGRHPSFAPDSPDLRPLAYALSIVSGHPWPVEVSKKPLSDRLARFVPPGGEGALDGRTLAHTDAGEFNLLVTGSGVRLIDWALSCPGPEWTDAALWVPRLIAAGHPPEQAHEVARHVPAYRDADPERLGIFARTIHAFWASRTAEDPLPQRVRLTEAAERWARAFHLRG
- a CDS encoding helix-turn-helix transcriptional regulator, producing MPASPLSSAQEARKAIADALGAIRRDAELSGLELAQRCGWHPSKSSRIENARTTPSDADIRVWCEVCGVPERAPDLIAASRSADSMYTEWKRLHSSGMRRAQEEVVPLYERTRLMRVYCSTVVPGLLQTPAYATGLLEAITEFRGIPNDVPEAVAARVARSHVLREGNHRFALLVEQGVLHHQMADSDGMAGQLGHLLAVIALPNVSLGVVPHAGRRELWPMETFSIFDDARVQVELLSARVVITTPGEVATYARAFQELSRMAVYGAQARALITSAIAALG
- a CDS encoding DUF6879 family protein; the encoded protein is MSQSVPTVADLMRVAKTSAVHLELHDSYGIARETEALRTWRETGTRNVDPTSDHWRTWVELIRETTGRGVVVRRARIVSEPVSEYIRYEHAGTSVVVGAGEEVRWLPRRLASPLTLPGNDFWLFDSRIVRFNHFTGDGASADPEYTEAPAVAALCASAFAAVWDLATPHADYKV